In Tenacibaculum pacificus, a single window of DNA contains:
- a CDS encoding polysaccharide biosynthesis protein, with protein MLKKIALKAFEKYASRWVVLIVDILLVCISFILAYTVRFNASLNFDLNNLYYQVPFISFIALISFLTVGSYRGIVRHTGTRDAFNVFIGVTLLSMITISIVLINNTFNIIPSFTIPKSIVIIHYLISILVLIISRYVFKAFFEIISTELKTITNVLVYGAGNSGLITYGALNRDTENKYEVLGFIDDNEKKTGKKIDRIRIYNSTTINKEFIESKEIDEVIISIQNIKSEKLLYLTDRLLDLGVKVKIIPPLSKWIDGDLEANQIKSIKIDDLLDRKPISIDNPIVQRDVNDKVILVTGAAGSIGSEISRQLSLYKHKHLVLIDQAESALYDLQQELLQENRKNITFIVADVRDEKRISEIFKQHKPQKVFHAAAYKHVPLMETSPYEAVKINIAGTKNIADLSIKYNVERFVMVSTDKAVNPTNVMGATKRVAEMYISCLSHSENHTTKFTITRFGNVLGSNGSVIPLFKRQIENGGPLTVTHKDITRYFMTIPEACCLVLEAGTMGNGGEIYIFDMGNSVKIYEIAKRMIHLSGLNFPEDIDIKITGLRPGEKLYEELLANGENTTPTYREKIMIAKNQKLDTLVISNKISDLCIANKEHNNQKTVQLIKYIVPEYKSKNSVYEKLDITKG; from the coding sequence ATGCTAAAAAAAATAGCTTTAAAAGCTTTTGAAAAATATGCTTCTCGATGGGTTGTTTTAATTGTAGATATACTTTTGGTCTGTATATCTTTTATTTTAGCATATACTGTTCGTTTTAACGCTAGTTTAAATTTTGATCTTAATAACTTATATTATCAAGTCCCTTTTATATCATTTATAGCACTAATAAGCTTTCTTACCGTTGGATCTTACCGCGGTATTGTAAGACATACAGGTACACGCGATGCTTTTAACGTTTTTATTGGTGTTACTTTACTTTCAATGATAACTATTAGTATTGTTTTAATAAATAATACGTTTAATATTATTCCAAGTTTTACAATTCCTAAATCGATTGTAATTATTCATTATTTAATTTCTATTTTAGTTTTAATTATTAGTCGCTATGTATTTAAAGCTTTTTTTGAAATAATATCTACAGAGTTAAAAACGATTACAAATGTATTAGTTTATGGAGCTGGAAATTCTGGATTAATAACCTACGGTGCTTTAAATAGAGATACCGAAAACAAATATGAAGTATTAGGTTTTATTGATGATAATGAAAAAAAGACTGGAAAAAAAATAGATAGAATTCGTATTTATAATAGTACAACTATCAATAAAGAATTCATCGAAAGCAAAGAAATTGATGAAGTTATTATTTCTATCCAAAATATAAAATCTGAAAAACTACTTTACCTTACTGATAGATTGTTAGATTTAGGTGTTAAAGTTAAAATTATACCTCCACTTTCAAAATGGATTGATGGAGATTTAGAAGCAAATCAAATTAAAAGCATTAAAATAGATGACTTATTAGATAGGAAACCTATTTCAATAGACAATCCTATAGTTCAAAGAGATGTAAATGACAAAGTTATTTTAGTTACTGGAGCTGCTGGATCTATTGGTTCTGAAATTTCAAGACAACTTAGTTTATATAAACATAAACATTTAGTACTGATTGATCAGGCGGAATCAGCCTTGTATGATCTTCAACAAGAACTTCTTCAAGAAAACAGAAAAAATATTACATTTATAGTTGCCGATGTAAGAGATGAAAAAAGAATCTCAGAAATTTTTAAACAACATAAACCTCAAAAAGTTTTTCATGCTGCTGCTTATAAACATGTCCCTTTAATGGAAACAAGTCCTTATGAAGCTGTTAAAATAAATATTGCAGGTACAAAAAATATTGCTGATTTATCAATAAAATATAATGTTGAGCGTTTTGTAATGGTATCAACAGACAAGGCAGTAAACCCGACAAATGTTATGGGTGCTACTAAAAGAGTTGCAGAAATGTACATCAGTTGTTTAAGTCATTCTGAAAATCACACAACAAAATTTACAATTACAAGATTTGGAAATGTTTTAGGTTCTAACGGTTCTGTTATTCCTCTTTTTAAACGTCAAATTGAAAATGGTGGACCTTTAACTGTTACTCATAAAGATATTACACGTTATTTTATGACCATACCTGAAGCTTGTTGTTTAGTACTTGAAGCAGGTACAATGGGTAATGGTGGGGAAATTTATATTTTTGATATGGGTAATTCTGTAAAAATCTATGAAATTGCTAAAAGAATGATTCATTTATCAGGATTAAATTTTCCAGAAGATATTGATATAAAAATAACTGGATTAAGACCTGGTGAAAAATTATATGAAGAGCTTTTAGCAAATGGAGAAAATACAACACCAACCTACCGTGAAAAGATAATGATTGCTAAAAACCAAAAACTAGATACATTAGTTATTAGTAATAAAATATCAGATTTATGTATTGCGAATAAAGAACATAATAATCAAAAAACAGTACAACTTATTAAATATATTGTTCCTGAATACAAATCAAAAAATTCAGTTTACGAAAAATTAGATATTACAAAAGGTTAA
- a CDS encoding DUF2892 domain-containing protein, whose translation MFNKNIKLIIAGLISLWAIYEFSQIHIMNGISILLLAGIFVFFYFKNEFILLAFMELRKQNFEGTKKWLDRIKDPATALIPKQEGYYNYLHGIMLSQTNITQAEKFLKKAVKLGLAMDHDLAMAKLQLAGIAMTKRRKREATILMAEAKKLDKHGMLKEQMQMMKQQMKKI comes from the coding sequence ATGTTCAATAAAAACATAAAACTAATTATAGCTGGATTAATATCATTATGGGCTATTTATGAATTTTCTCAAATTCATATAATGAATGGAATTTCAATTCTTTTACTAGCGGGTATTTTCGTATTTTTCTATTTTAAAAACGAATTTATTTTACTTGCCTTTATGGAATTGCGTAAACAAAATTTTGAAGGAACTAAAAAATGGTTAGATCGTATTAAAGACCCAGCTACAGCATTAATTCCAAAACAAGAAGGTTATTATAATTACTTACATGGAATCATGTTAAGTCAAACAAATATAACTCAAGCTGAAAAATTCTTAAAAAAAGCAGTAAAACTTGGTTTAGCAATGGATCATGATTTAGCTATGGCAAAACTACAATTAGCAGGAATAGCAATGACTAAGCGTAGAAAAAGGGAAGCTACTATTTTAATGGCGGAAGCAAAAAAATTAGATAAGCACGGTATGCTTAAAGAACAAATGCAAATGATGAAACAACAAATGAAGAAAATTTAA
- the ccsA gene encoding cytochrome c biogenesis protein CcsA: MKKIFDILYSTRLTAVLFLIFAVAMGVATFIENDFGTQTSKALIYNTWWFELIMLFFVVNFFGNIFRYRLYKKEKWSVLLFHISFLLILIGAGITRYISFEGLMIIDEGETTNTFLSDINYLNVVIDNNEFQKETNNKLLLSALGSNSANFTEYFQPKKDSENYKINFNLVDYIPWAEEKLVEDENGIEHLKFVESSSGSRHEHYIKRGTIQNIHNILVGFDAKEDGANINIFKQNDSLKIQTKAAGNYQVMATQRKGFVKKDTVQNFNLRSLYQVSGLPFVVPEPPVKGEMKILRGEKNDQKFDMVIFDVTFNGKTERINLTGGSFNVEGKEQFSIDGLNFRAWYGSKQRKTPFSVKLNDFQLEKYPGSENAASFASEVTIIDKKETFDFRIFMNNILDYKGYKLFQSSYKIEGDKEQTHLSINHDFIGTWVTYIGYFLLFFGLIASLFVKNTRFDHLKNSLEKIRKKKTMLSVLLLLTASLSFSQHKTSAPQEISEAQIDSILQKSVVNKEHAALFSELVIQDTGGRMKPAHTFASELVRKVAHTNNFKDLTPSQILVSITESPMFWLNVPFVYLEEGNTKIREILGVSEKAVYARFIDFYDRNGTSKISNLVVEAQKKRIQSKFEKDVVKIERRVWLLSQALGGGILRIYPIPNNDENKWVSQPETSEANFKGTDSVFVRQSLPVYFQLLQESKKTGNYTETNKILDGIKKFQRKFGSEVIPSDDRIKLEIAYNEVNIFVKLSKYYGYVSLLMIVFVFFQIFNNKPWINYVVKGLIGIVIILFIAHVLGLASRWHISGNAPWSNAYESIIFVGLATMLFGLLLGKNSSLTIAATTFLTAIILFFAHQNWLDPEIANLVPVLNSWWLYVHVSIIVASYGPFSLGMILGIFSLFLIVFTNKKNKAKMNLHLKELTIINEMAITVGLIMLVIGNFLGGMWANESWGRYWGWDPKETWALVSIMVYSFVLHMRLIPGLRSRFTFNLWSILAYASIMMTYFGVNFYLSGLHSYASGDKVITPASAYYSVGFVFILGTLAWLKYKKFYKK; the protein is encoded by the coding sequence ATGAAAAAAATCTTTGACATTCTTTACTCTACCCGCTTAACGGCTGTATTATTTTTAATATTTGCCGTAGCCATGGGAGTCGCAACTTTTATAGAAAATGACTTTGGAACACAAACCTCTAAAGCTTTAATTTACAATACTTGGTGGTTTGAATTAATTATGCTCTTTTTTGTTGTCAATTTTTTTGGTAATATTTTTAGATATCGTTTATATAAAAAAGAAAAATGGTCGGTATTATTATTTCACATCTCTTTTTTATTGATTTTAATTGGTGCAGGAATTACCCGTTATATTAGTTTTGAAGGTTTAATGATTATTGATGAAGGAGAAACTACCAATACTTTTTTATCTGATATCAATTATTTAAACGTAGTTATTGATAATAATGAGTTTCAAAAAGAAACAAATAATAAATTATTATTATCAGCTTTAGGAAGTAATTCTGCAAATTTTACAGAATATTTTCAACCTAAAAAAGATAGTGAAAATTACAAAATAAACTTCAATCTTGTTGATTATATTCCTTGGGCTGAAGAAAAATTAGTTGAAGATGAAAATGGTATTGAACATCTTAAGTTTGTAGAAAGTTCTAGCGGAAGCAGACATGAACACTATATTAAAAGAGGTACTATTCAAAATATTCATAATATTTTAGTTGGGTTTGATGCAAAAGAAGATGGTGCTAATATTAATATATTTAAGCAAAATGACTCTTTAAAAATACAAACTAAAGCTGCGGGTAACTATCAAGTAATGGCTACTCAAAGAAAAGGATTCGTAAAAAAAGATACTGTTCAAAATTTTAATCTTCGTTCTTTATATCAAGTTTCAGGGCTTCCGTTTGTGGTTCCTGAACCACCTGTTAAAGGAGAAATGAAAATCCTTAGAGGAGAAAAAAATGATCAAAAATTTGACATGGTTATTTTTGATGTCACTTTTAATGGAAAAACAGAACGCATTAATTTAACTGGTGGAAGTTTTAATGTAGAAGGAAAAGAACAATTTAGTATTGATGGTTTAAACTTTAGAGCTTGGTATGGTTCTAAGCAACGTAAAACACCGTTTAGTGTAAAATTAAATGATTTTCAATTAGAAAAATATCCTGGTTCAGAAAATGCAGCTTCATTTGCAAGTGAAGTTACTATTATAGATAAAAAAGAAACTTTTGATTTTAGAATTTTTATGAATAATATTTTAGACTATAAAGGATACAAATTATTTCAATCTAGTTATAAAATTGAAGGCGATAAAGAACAAACTCACTTATCTATAAATCATGATTTTATAGGTACTTGGGTTACATATATTGGTTACTTCTTATTGTTTTTTGGTTTAATTGCCTCATTATTTGTTAAAAATACACGTTTTGATCATTTAAAAAATTCATTAGAAAAGATAAGAAAAAAGAAAACAATGCTTTCAGTTTTACTATTATTAACAGCTTCTTTAAGTTTTTCTCAACATAAAACATCAGCACCGCAAGAAATATCTGAAGCTCAAATAGATTCTATTTTACAAAAATCAGTAGTTAATAAAGAACATGCCGCTTTATTTAGTGAATTAGTAATACAAGATACTGGCGGACGTATGAAACCCGCACACACATTTGCATCTGAATTAGTTAGAAAGGTAGCACATACAAATAACTTTAAAGACTTAACACCTAGTCAAATTTTAGTATCAATTACAGAATCTCCAATGTTTTGGTTAAATGTTCCTTTTGTTTATCTAGAAGAAGGAAATACCAAAATTCGTGAAATATTAGGTGTTTCAGAAAAAGCTGTATATGCCCGTTTTATTGATTTTTATGATCGTAATGGTACTTCAAAAATTAGTAATTTAGTTGTTGAAGCTCAAAAGAAAAGAATTCAAAGTAAATTTGAAAAAGATGTTGTAAAAATAGAACGTAGAGTTTGGTTACTTTCTCAAGCTTTAGGTGGTGGAATTTTAAGAATCTATCCTATACCTAATAATGATGAAAATAAATGGGTTTCACAACCTGAAACATCAGAAGCAAACTTTAAAGGAACAGATTCTGTTTTTGTAAGACAATCTTTACCTGTTTATTTTCAATTATTACAAGAATCTAAAAAAACTGGTAATTATACAGAAACTAATAAAATTTTAGACGGAATTAAAAAATTTCAAAGAAAATTTGGATCTGAAGTTATTCCTTCTGATGATAGAATTAAATTAGAAATTGCCTATAATGAAGTAAATATATTTGTTAAACTTTCTAAATATTACGGATACGTAAGTTTATTAATGATTGTATTTGTATTTTTTCAAATATTTAATAATAAACCTTGGATTAACTATGTAGTAAAAGGTTTAATTGGTATTGTAATTATACTGTTTATCGCGCATGTTTTAGGATTAGCTTCTAGATGGCATATTAGTGGAAATGCACCTTGGAGTAATGCTTATGAATCGATTATATTCGTAGGGCTTGCAACAATGTTATTTGGTTTATTGTTAGGGAAAAATTCATCTTTAACTATTGCTGCAACAACATTTTTAACAGCGATAATTCTATTTTTTGCACATCAAAACTGGTTAGATCCTGAAATTGCAAATTTAGTACCTGTTTTAAATTCTTGGTGGTTATATGTACACGTATCAATTATTGTAGCGAGTTACGGTCCTTTTTCTTTAGGAATGATTTTAGGGATTTTCTCTTTATTCTTAATAGTTTTCACAAACAAAAAGAATAAAGCTAAAATGAATCTTCATTTAAAAGAATTAACTATAATTAACGAAATGGCAATAACCGTAGGTTTAATTATGCTTGTTATAGGTAACTTTTTAGGTGGTATGTGGGCTAACGAAAGTTGGGGTCGTTATTGGGGATGGGATCCTAAAGAAACATGGGCTTTAGTATCAATAATGGTATATTCTTTTGTGTTACATATGCGTTTAATTCCTGGATTAAGAAGTCGATTCACCTTCAATTTATGGTCTATATTAGCTTATGCTTCTATAATGATGACCTATTTTGGTGTAAATTTTTACTTATCAGGATTACATTCATACGCAAGCGGAGACAAGGTAATTACACCTGCTTCAGCATATTACTCAGTTGGTTTTGTTTTTATTCTTGGGACACTTGCTTGGCTTAAATATAAAAAGTTTTATAAAAAATAA
- a CDS encoding phosphatidylserine decarboxylase, whose product MKIQFIDRKSGNKITETPPGEGFLNLLYNNPFGKMALLPIAKRKFLSSWYGKRMDKPNSITKIEGFVKELGIDMNEAQKPIKDYVSFNDFFYRKLKRGARPIENGFVSPGDGKMLAFENIADIDKFFVKGRQFTLKEFLGNDALAEKHKNSSLIILRLAPNDYHRYHFPFKGTPSKMTKIKGDYFSVSPYALASNFTKVFCENKREYCILSSEVKGDIIVAPVGATMVGSIIDTYTPNSPVKKGDEMGYFAFGGSTIVIIVDKKNLKIDADILKNTKKRIETFVKMGEKIGL is encoded by the coding sequence ATGAAAATACAATTCATCGACAGAAAATCAGGAAATAAAATTACCGAAACACCACCAGGTGAAGGTTTTTTAAATTTATTATACAATAATCCATTTGGTAAAATGGCACTTTTACCAATTGCAAAACGTAAATTTTTATCTTCTTGGTATGGAAAACGAATGGATAAACCCAATTCAATTACTAAAATTGAAGGTTTTGTAAAGGAATTAGGCATCGATATGAATGAAGCTCAAAAACCAATAAAAGATTATGTTTCTTTTAATGATTTTTTCTACAGAAAACTAAAACGAGGCGCACGTCCTATTGAAAACGGATTTGTTTCTCCTGGAGATGGAAAAATGTTGGCTTTTGAAAACATTGCTGATATTGATAAGTTTTTTGTAAAAGGACGACAATTTACACTAAAAGAATTTTTAGGAAATGATGCTTTAGCCGAAAAGCATAAAAATTCATCGTTAATTATTTTAAGATTAGCGCCAAATGATTATCATCGATATCATTTTCCGTTTAAAGGAACTCCTTCAAAAATGACCAAAATAAAAGGAGATTATTTTTCAGTTTCGCCCTATGCCCTAGCATCTAACTTTACAAAAGTTTTTTGCGAAAACAAACGAGAATACTGCATTTTATCATCCGAAGTAAAAGGAGATATTATTGTAGCCCCTGTTGGTGCTACAATGGTTGGAAGTATTATAGATACATATACACCAAATTCACCTGTAAAAAAAGGTGATGAAATGGGTTATTTTGCTTTTGGAGGATCTACTATTGTTATAATTGTTGATAAAAAGAACTTAAAAATAGATGCCGATATTTTAAAAAACACCAAAAAACGTATTGAAACTTTCGTTAAAATGGGCGAAAAAATAGGTTTATAA
- a CDS encoding methylmalonyl-CoA mutase subunit beta yields MSDYLFNDFQEISAAQWKQKIQVDLKGDDYNDTLLWKTDEGITVKPFYTKEDQTNISTNAPEKGFTICQSIYIEEAEKANYFAIDSLKRGAKAIEFKAKTPFDYKALLKNIDIKNTLLYFNFKFLTPDFIIEISKFVNSKNCYFNIDLIGNLASTGNWFSNSSNGIKELKKIIESADNAICINTSIYQNAGANSTQQLAYTLAHANEYLNYFGNKIAHQIHFNFSVGSNYFFEIAKLRAFRILWAALLKEYDITNNKAHLFVKPTSRNKTLYDYNVNILRTTSECMSAILGGADTISNISYDDIFHHSNEFGERISRNQLLILQQECELSDAQNFADGTYYIESITKQLAQNALIVFKTIEKGGGFLKQLKEGNIQRKIKDSSDKEQAKFDAGELVLVGSNKIQNNKDLMSNKLSLYPFIKIRNDKTLILPIIQKRLTEKLELKRLENE; encoded by the coding sequence ATGAGTGATTATTTATTTAACGATTTTCAAGAAATTAGCGCTGCTCAATGGAAGCAGAAAATTCAAGTTGACCTTAAAGGCGATGACTATAATGACACGCTACTCTGGAAAACCGATGAAGGAATTACCGTTAAACCCTTTTATACTAAAGAAGACCAAACAAATATAAGTACAAATGCCCCTGAAAAAGGATTTACTATTTGTCAATCTATTTATATTGAAGAAGCAGAAAAAGCAAATTATTTTGCTATTGACTCTTTAAAAAGAGGTGCTAAAGCAATCGAGTTTAAAGCGAAAACTCCTTTTGATTACAAAGCACTTTTAAAAAATATCGATATAAAAAACACCTTACTTTACTTTAATTTTAAATTTTTAACTCCTGATTTTATTATTGAAATTTCAAAATTTGTAAACTCAAAAAATTGTTATTTTAATATTGATCTTATTGGTAATTTAGCAAGTACAGGAAATTGGTTTAGCAATTCTAGTAACGGAATTAAAGAACTTAAAAAAATAATAGAAAGTGCTGATAATGCTATTTGTATTAACACTTCTATATATCAAAATGCGGGTGCAAATAGCACGCAACAATTAGCTTACACCCTTGCACATGCTAATGAATATTTAAATTATTTCGGAAATAAAATAGCACATCAAATTCATTTTAACTTTTCAGTAGGAAGTAATTATTTTTTTGAAATAGCAAAACTTAGAGCTTTCCGAATTTTATGGGCTGCACTTTTAAAAGAGTACGATATTACTAATAATAAGGCACATTTATTTGTAAAACCAACATCAAGAAATAAAACATTATACGATTATAATGTAAATATACTTCGTACAACATCAGAATGTATGAGCGCAATTTTAGGAGGTGCTGATACTATCAGTAATATTTCTTATGATGATATTTTTCATCATTCTAATGAATTTGGAGAACGAATTTCAAGAAATCAACTTTTAATTTTACAACAGGAATGTGAATTATCTGATGCTCAAAACTTTGCTGATGGTACTTATTATATTGAATCAATTACCAAACAACTAGCACAAAATGCCTTAATCGTATTTAAAACAATCGAAAAAGGTGGCGGTTTTTTAAAACAATTGAAAGAAGGTAATATTCAACGAAAAATTAAAGATTCTTCGGATAAAGAACAAGCAAAATTTGATGCTGGCGAATTAGTTTTAGTGGGTTCTAATAAAATACAAAACAATAAAGATTTAATGAGTAATAAATTATCTCTTTATCCTTTTATAAAAATCAGAAATGATAAAACACTTATTCTTCCTATTATTCAAAAAAGACTAACTGAAAAGTTAGAGCTAAAAAGGTTAGAAAATGAGTAG
- a CDS encoding FtsB family cell division protein: MNLRSIKNKLPFKIATNIYVIILTVFVIWMLFFDENSYLTHREFNKEIDKLEVWIEYHEEKIKKDKKTIEKLQTPIQLQRYARERYLMKKENEDIYIIEFDTIPK, from the coding sequence ATGAACTTAAGATCGATAAAAAATAAACTACCTTTTAAAATAGCAACAAATATTTATGTAATTATTTTAACTGTATTTGTTATTTGGATGCTTTTTTTTGATGAAAATTCTTACCTTACACATAGAGAGTTTAATAAAGAAATTGATAAACTAGAAGTTTGGATAGAATATCATGAAGAAAAAATCAAAAAAGATAAAAAAACTATTGAAAAACTTCAAACACCTATTCAACTACAACGTTACGCTCGTGAAAGATACTTGATGAAAAAGGAAAATGAAGATATTTATATTATAGAATTTGATACGATACCCAAATAA
- the udk gene encoding uridine kinase, producing MFIIGIAGGTGSGKTTVVNQIINELPKNEVCLLSQDSYYSKTDNLNYEERAKINFDHPKSIDFNLLVTHLKDLKNNKTIQQPIYSFETHNRTNDTIKTLPKKVIIIEGILIFNSKELRNLCDIKIFVHADADERLIRRIRRDIKERGRDIDEVLSRYQDTLKPMHQQFIEPTKTYADIIIPNDKYNTVAIDIVRTVISNRL from the coding sequence ATATTTATAATAGGTATAGCTGGCGGAACTGGTAGTGGAAAAACAACCGTTGTAAACCAAATAATAAACGAACTCCCTAAAAACGAAGTTTGCCTACTCTCACAAGATTCTTATTATAGTAAAACAGATAATTTAAACTATGAAGAACGTGCAAAAATAAACTTCGATCACCCTAAATCTATAGATTTCAATTTACTTGTAACTCATCTAAAAGATTTAAAGAATAATAAAACTATTCAACAACCAATTTATTCTTTTGAAACTCATAACAGAACTAATGACACTATAAAAACACTTCCTAAAAAAGTAATTATTATTGAAGGAATTTTAATATTTAACAGTAAAGAACTAAGAAATCTTTGTGATATAAAAATTTTTGTACATGCTGATGCTGACGAACGTTTAATAAGACGTATTCGTAGAGACATCAAAGAAAGAGGAAGAGATATTGATGAAGTTTTAAGTAGATATCAAGATACACTCAAACCAATGCATCAACAATTTATTGAACCTACAAAAACATATGCAGATATTATTATTCCTAATGATAAATATAATACTGTAGCTATCGATATTGTTAGAACTGTAATTAGTAATCGTCTATAA
- a CDS encoding DUF1684 domain-containing protein: MKNILLLIFILTLCSCIDKGKRTVFGDSDYQKELNATFKDASKSPLTKKGLKKFKGLDFFPILAKYKVVAKIIKTADAPTFSFPTTTDRVVMYKKYGVVYFSIDKKDFELAIYQEENPKLTYMNNLFLPFLDKTNGKTSYEGGRFIDVLTTDETENGTIIIDFNEAYNPYCVYSNRYSCPITPRENYLDIEIKAGVMAYKK; the protein is encoded by the coding sequence ATGAAAAATATTTTGTTATTAATTTTTATATTAACCCTTTGCTCCTGTATAGATAAAGGGAAAAGAACTGTTTTTGGTGATTCAGATTATCAAAAGGAATTGAACGCTACTTTTAAAGATGCTTCAAAATCTCCCTTAACAAAAAAAGGATTAAAAAAATTTAAAGGATTAGATTTTTTCCCTATTCTAGCTAAATATAAGGTTGTTGCAAAAATAATTAAAACAGCAGATGCACCTACTTTTAGTTTTCCGACAACTACAGATAGGGTCGTGATGTATAAAAAATATGGTGTAGTTTATTTTTCTATTGATAAAAAAGATTTTGAGTTAGCTATTTATCAAGAGGAAAACCCGAAACTTACGTATATGAATAACTTGTTTTTACCATTTTTAGATAAAACAAACGGTAAAACTAGTTATGAAGGTGGTCGTTTTATAGATGTTTTAACAACAGATGAAACCGAAAACGGAACAATTATTATTGATTTTAACGAAGCTTATAATCCTTATTGTGTATATAGTAATAGATATTCGTGCCCTATTACTCCAAGAGAAAATTATTTAGATATTGAAATTAAAGCTGGAGTAATGGCTTATAAAAAATAA
- a CDS encoding crotonase/enoyl-CoA hydratase family protein gives MNELTQYTSAENYVIITLNNGKVNAISHEVIDSLNLLLDKAEQEKKVVILTGQPGVFSAGYDLKSVTTSAESALELVTKGSRLSHRMLSFPYPIIVACTGHAIAKGAFLLLSSDYRIGTEGDFKIGFNEVMIGMAMHNAGIQLAKGRLTPTYVNRSVNNAEMYSPENAVTAGFLDKVVPENHLLPTAIKIAKMFSKLNPKAHTATKLKVRETHLISLEEAIAEDIKEGLHPPTR, from the coding sequence ATGAATGAATTAACACAATACACATCCGCAGAAAATTACGTAATTATTACGCTTAACAACGGAAAAGTAAATGCAATATCTCACGAAGTAATTGATTCGTTAAATCTATTATTAGATAAAGCTGAACAAGAAAAAAAAGTAGTCATTTTAACAGGTCAACCAGGTGTTTTTTCAGCTGGATATGATTTAAAAAGCGTGACAACATCAGCAGAGTCAGCCTTAGAACTGGTAACTAAAGGATCTCGATTATCACACAGAATGTTATCTTTTCCTTATCCGATAATTGTAGCCTGTACGGGTCATGCAATTGCAAAAGGAGCTTTTTTATTACTTTCTTCAGATTATAGAATTGGTACAGAAGGTGATTTTAAGATAGGTTTTAATGAAGTTATGATAGGAATGGCAATGCATAATGCAGGTATCCAATTGGCAAAAGGACGCTTAACTCCTACTTATGTTAACCGTAGTGTAAATAATGCAGAAATGTATTCTCCAGAAAATGCAGTTACAGCAGGTTTTTTAGATAAAGTAGTTCCTGAAAATCATTTATTACCAACTGCAATTAAAATTGCTAAAATGTTTTCAAAATTAAACCCAAAAGCACACACTGCTACAAAATTAAAAGTTAGAGAAACTCATTTAATATCTTTAGAAGAAGCAATCGCAGAAGATATAAAAGAAGGTTTACATCCTCCTACAAGATAA
- the crcB gene encoding fluoride efflux transporter CrcB, translating to MKQLLLVFIGGGFGSVLRFLIGKLLNNQQTGIPYGTFTANILGSLIIGIILGLAAKNEAITQNHTLLIATGFCGGFTTFSSFAYENHAFLKSGDFTTFAFYTIASFTLGFLAVFTGIFLTKFI from the coding sequence ATGAAACAACTATTACTCGTTTTTATAGGAGGTGGATTTGGAAGTGTTTTAAGGTTTTTAATAGGAAAACTTTTAAATAATCAACAAACAGGAATTCCTTATGGTACTTTTACAGCTAATATATTAGGTAGTCTAATTATTGGCATAATATTAGGTTTGGCAGCTAAAAATGAAGCTATAACTCAAAACCATACCTTATTAATAGCAACGGGATTTTGTGGAGGTTTTACTACTTTTTCAAGCTTTGCTTATGAAAATCATGCTTTTTTAAAATCTGGCGATTTCACAACATTTGCCTTTTATACGATTGCTAGTTTTACTTTAGGTTTTTTAGCCGTTTTTACAGGAATATTTCTAACTAAATTTATTTAA